CTTCTTAAACTTTTCAATCTTATCTTCTAATATAGCATACATTACCGGAATGAATATCAATGTTAATAAGGTTGACACAGATAGTCCTGCAATAACAACCGTACCCATTGAAGATGAAAGTTCTGCGCCTTCTCCAATACCAAGAGTCATTGGAACTAGACCTAATACCGTTGTTAAGGTCGTCATTAAAATTGGTCTTAGTCTTATCGGTCCAGCATTTAAGATTGCTTCATCCCTTTCTTCTCCCGCCTTTCGCCTTGTGTTAATATAGTCCACAAGAACAATTGCATTATTAACTACAATACCTGCCAATAATATAAATCCAATCATTGATGTAATATTAAGTGTCCTACCTGAAATGAACAATCCTAGCAATCCTCCTGCAAATGCAAGCGGTGTAGAAAACATGATTATAAACGGCATCAATAGCGATTCAAACTGGGAAGCCAGAATCATATAAACAAGTAAAATTGCAAGGCCAAGTGCCATTAATAAATCTGAAAAGGCTTCTGCCATCATTTCATCTTGACCAGTCATCTCAACTGTATAACCATCAGGAATGCTCAGTTTTTCAATGCCTATATTAATCGCCTCAGTTACAGCACCTAAATCCTTACCATTCAAATCCGCTGAAACAGTTACAATTCTAGCTTGATTATCTCTATTTAATGCGATAGGTCCCGTTCCAATCTTAATATCTGCAACAAGCTCTAATGGCACCGTAGTTCCCATCGGAGTTTGGATAGAAACTTGTTCAAGATTGGAAATACTTTCCCCATACAAGTCTTCACCTTCTATTATAACATCAATTTCTTCCCCGTTGTATTTATATCTTGTTGCTGTTTTACCTTCTATTACACCTTTCACTGCATTCGCAACTTGAACAGTCGTTAATCCATATCTCGATCCTGCAGGCTTCATATTAATTTCAATTTGCGGTACAGCATCGGAAATACTTGAGCTCACATTCTTAGTGCCACCAACCTCCTTAACAAGCTTAGTAACATCCTGAGCAAGCATTTCTAACTGGCTGTAATCATCCCCCTTAATACCAACTACAATTGCGCTACCTCCACTCATCATCATCATTGAACTTTGCGCACTCACTGTTGTTTTAACACCTGGTATTTTTCCAATTTTCAATTCAAGGTCATCGATAACTTCAAATACACTTTTATTTCTACTATCTAGCGGCTTCAATACGCCTTGTATTTGCCCTTGATTTTGCGATGAATCAAGAAAATCTGTACTGGTCGTATTAGAAAAGACATAATCGATTTCTTCTACATCTTTTATTTTGTCTATGATATCGTCGATAGCTGCACTTGTGTCTTTTGCAACAGAACCATTTTCTAGCTCCACCGTTATGACAAAAGCACCCTCATCAGCAGTTGGGAAAAATTCGCTTCCAATAAGTGATGTAGAAGCAATGCTGGCAATAAATAATACCACCGCGATTAGTACCACGGACTTTCTATGGGATAGAGACCATTTCAAAAGATTTTTATAATATGCCTCCGTTTTAGCATAAAAAACATCTGTTTTATCTAAAACTACTCCCAAAAACTTATATTTTGTAACATGATGTTTCCCTTGCATATCGTCTACCTTTAACATTTTAGATGCCATCATTGGAATCAATGTTAACGATACGATTAGTGAAGCAACTAATGAAAAGGTTACAGTTAGGGCTAACTCCCTAAACATAATAGAAGTAATACCTTGGACAAAAGCAATCGGTAAGAAAACCGCTATTGTTGTGAGGGTAGATGCTGTAACCGCCATAGCTACTTCTTTCGTTCCCTCTATGGCTGCCGTACGTCTTGAATGCCCTTCTTGTCGATACCGATAAATATTCTCTAGAACTACTACCGAGTTATCAACGAGCATACCAATTCCCAAGGCAAGACCCCCAAGGGTCATCATATTAAGCGTAATATCATTAAAGAAGATCAGTACAAAAGTAGCTATTACAGAAATTGGAATTGATAATCCAATAATCAAGGTACTTCTTATATTTCTTAGAAAGATAAATAAAATTAGTACCGCAAGTATACCTCCAAATAATGCATTGCTTGATACTTGTGCAATAGATTGATTTATGTACTCAGATTGGTCAATTACGATATCAACCTTATATTTGCTTGTTTTATTGATTTCTTCAATTGTT
This is a stretch of genomic DNA from Firmicutes bacterium HGW-Firmicutes-1. It encodes these proteins:
- a CDS encoding multidrug ABC transporter; amino-acid sequence: MNISELAVKRPVTTVMLILIVVVLGAVSFSRIGIDLFPNIEIPVAIVSTSYANVAPVEIETLITKPIEEALGTVENIDVIQSITMEGNSIVVAQFDFGTDMDFTSLKMREKVDMVKGFLPEGASDPMVMQIDPNAGAIMQISVSGTDVATLQAYAENDLKSRLERIKGVASVDISGGYENYVSIQVYTDRLNGYGLSMDTIAQNLAAQNLNLPAGKVNKGDKSLLVRMVGEFKSIEDVKNIPILLATGKVICLQDVAEIALENKELTSISKVNGESAVSLSVQKQSGTNTVAVADKVRETIEEINKTSKYKVDIVIDQSEYINQSIAQVSSNALFGGILAVLILFIFLRNIRSTLIIGLSIPISVIATFVLIFFNDITLNMMTLGGLALGIGMLVDNSVVVLENIYRYRQEGHSRRTAAIEGTKEVAMAVTASTLTTIAVFLPIAFVQGITSIMFRELALTVTFSLVASLIVSLTLIPMMASKMLKVDDMQGKHHVTKYKFLGVVLDKTDVFYAKTEAYYKNLLKWSLSHRKSVVLIAVVLFIASIASTSLIGSEFFPTADEGAFVITVELENGSVAKDTSAAIDDIIDKIKDVEEIDYVFSNTTSTDFLDSSQNQGQIQGVLKPLDSRNKSVFEVIDDLELKIGKIPGVKTTVSAQSSMMMMSGGSAIVVGIKGDDYSQLEMLAQDVTKLVKEVGGTKNVSSSISDAVPQIEINMKPAGSRYGLTTVQVANAVKGVIEGKTATRYKYNGEEIDVIIEGEDLYGESISNLEQVSIQTPMGTTVPLELVADIKIGTGPIALNRDNQARIVTVSADLNGKDLGAVTEAINIGIEKLSIPDGYTVEMTGQDEMMAEAFSDLLMALGLAILLVYMILASQFESLLMPFIIMFSTPLAFAGGLLGLFISGRTLNITSMIGFILLAGIVVNNAIVLVDYINTRRKAGEERDEAILNAGPIRLRPILMTTLTTVLGLVPMTLGIGEGAELSSSMGTVVIAGLSVSTLLTLIFIPVMYAILEDKIEKFKKKRKEKLKKVKGKTNEVIT